From a single Ciconia boyciana chromosome 4, ASM3463844v1, whole genome shotgun sequence genomic region:
- the LOC140650746 gene encoding endogenous retrovirus group V member 2 Env polyprotein-like, producing MDRQKPTDGPCKRPDGYWWLCGDGISRKQLPAGWKGMCTIGHLVSQGRIYNQSQIPRGILRTSWKQAKREDNPLVIRGTKFHSFVRWFLPWLGVSELEKAIVNISAVLEQMENLTINTIKNLQTEVSSLSKVVLQNRMALDLLTAKEGGVCMIINTSCCAYINKDKQIEADLNALWEKARIVQEVSSDDTSLGLRDLWDKLTSWLPNFGWLKQLFIGFITLAILGIFVCVFLKCFLWCHRNSAETYSDWKRNKIRHQVETGRYFTQTLEKDEIL from the exons ATGGATCGTCAAAAGC CCACCGACGGACCCTGCAAACGGCCCGACGGGTATTGGTGGCTGTGTGGTGATGgtatcagcagaaagcaactcCCTGCAGGATGGAAGGGAATGTGTACCATAGGTCATTTAGTTAGTCAGGGTCGAATATATAATCAGTCCCAAATACCTAGAGGTATTTTGAGAACGTCCTGGAAACAGGCTAAGCGAGAAGACAACCCACTTGTAATTAGGGGAACAAAATTTCATAGCTTTGTTAGATGGTTCTTGCCTTGGCTAGGAGTAAGCGAGCTAGAAAAGGCCAtagtaaatatttcagcagttctagagcagatggaaaatttaaccataaatactataaaaaattTACAGACGGAAGTATCTTCCCTCAGTAAGGTTGTGTTGCAAAATCGAATGGCATTAGATTTATTGACTGCCAAAGAAGGAGGTGTATGCATGATCATTAATACCAGTTGCTGTGCATATATCAATAAAGATAAGCAGATAGAAGCAGATCTAAATGCACTCTGGGAGAAAGCACGAATAGTCCAGGAAGTATCTTCGGATGATACTTCATTGGGGCTTCGAGATTTATGGGATAAATTGACTTCTTGGCTTCCCAACTTTGGATGGTTGAAACAATTATTCATTGGATTTATTACTTTGGCGATTTTaggaatatttgtttgtgtatttcttaagtgttttctttggtgtCACCGGAATTCAGCAGAGACGTACAGtgattggaaaagaaacaagattagGCATCAAGTAGAAACGGGAAGGTATTTTACTCAGACccttgaaaaggatgaaattttatga